A part of Thermotoga petrophila RKU-1 genomic DNA contains:
- the radC gene encoding RadC family protein — translation MKRDGGSLLPRERMIKAGPESLSVEELVAIVLRTGKKGKHVLELSKDLLERFDGSLIKLSNAGLEEIASVEGVGMVKAITLKAALELGKRLHRELERIPEKLDSSVKVYRYCQEMVYLEREIVKVICLDTKLNVIGENTLTVGTSDRSLIHPRDVFRTAIRANASGVIVVHNHPSGDPTPSKEDRLITERLKQAGEILGVSLVDHVIVSRRGYFSFREEGEL, via the coding sequence ATGAAAAGGGATGGTGGAAGTTTGCTTCCAAGAGAGAGGATGATAAAGGCGGGGCCAGAGTCGCTTTCGGTTGAAGAACTCGTCGCCATCGTGCTGAGAACCGGAAAGAAGGGGAAGCACGTTCTCGAACTTTCAAAGGATCTTCTTGAAAGGTTTGACGGCTCGTTGATAAAACTCTCGAACGCAGGTCTCGAAGAGATAGCTTCGGTCGAAGGGGTCGGTATGGTCAAGGCCATCACCTTGAAAGCTGCTCTGGAGCTTGGAAAAAGACTTCACAGAGAACTGGAAAGGATACCGGAGAAGCTGGACTCTTCCGTGAAAGTTTACAGGTACTGCCAGGAAATGGTGTATCTTGAGAGGGAAATTGTGAAGGTGATCTGTCTCGATACGAAGCTCAACGTTATAGGAGAAAACACACTCACTGTTGGAACTTCTGACAGGAGTTTGATACATCCGCGGGACGTGTTTCGGACGGCTATCAGGGCTAATGCATCTGGAGTGATCGTCGTTCACAACCATCCTTCTGGTGATCCCACTCCCAGCAAAGAAGATCGTTTGATCACGGAAAGATTGAAACAAGCGGGAGAAATCCTTGGGGTGAGTCTTGTGGATCACGTCATTGTATCGAGACGAGGATATTTCAGCTTCAGGGAGGAGGGAGAAC
- a CDS encoding Maf family nucleotide pyrophosphatase gives MRIILASSSPRRRQLMELLGIEFEVEKPDVEEEFLESPEETVRELSLRKAEWVFKKRKEEEILVIGSDTVVVLDGNILGKPESLEEAKGMLKKLSGEWHVVYTGVAFVSSETKDVIVSSTKVRFRELPESVIDYYVEKYRPLDKAGAYGIQDFAAVFVEKIEGDFFTVVGFPLGMVWQYLYEKGWWKFASKREDDKGGARVAFG, from the coding sequence TTGAGAATTATTCTCGCTTCTTCTTCGCCCAGAAGAAGGCAACTGATGGAATTACTGGGGATAGAGTTCGAAGTTGAAAAGCCTGATGTTGAAGAGGAATTTCTTGAAAGTCCCGAAGAGACCGTTAGAGAACTCTCGTTGAGAAAAGCGGAGTGGGTGTTCAAAAAGAGGAAGGAAGAGGAAATACTCGTCATTGGATCCGATACGGTGGTGGTTTTGGATGGTAACATACTGGGAAAGCCGGAGTCTCTGGAAGAAGCGAAAGGTATGCTGAAGAAGCTTTCTGGAGAATGGCACGTGGTTTACACGGGGGTGGCGTTCGTCTCCAGTGAAACAAAAGACGTGATCGTTTCTTCAACGAAGGTCAGGTTCAGAGAACTTCCAGAGAGTGTGATCGATTACTACGTTGAGAAATACAGACCTCTCGACAAAGCGGGGGCTTATGGGATACAGGATTTCGCGGCCGTCTTCGTTGAAAAAATAGAAGGAGATTTCTTTACTGTGGTGGGATTTCCTCTTGGAATGGTCTGGCAGTACCTCTATGAAAAGGGATGGTGGAAGTTTGCTTCCAAGAGAGAGGATGATAAAGGCGGGGCCAGAGTCGCTTTCGGTTGA
- a CDS encoding Gx transporter family protein, with translation MRRITFLSVLTALSSTFYVLENLLPFPVPFGRWGFSNSVVLMIASEIGFGDALIVASAKSILGALFSGRFLSPSFLTGFFGAVSASLVESFLARFDFGYLSLSAMGSFVNNLVQLIVISFLVGSTKTFLLFPLMVILGLVSGTVNAFLASKMGGIVFENYSRFFFAQKKATDGITGDRVRS, from the coding sequence GTGAGGAGGATCACATTTCTTTCTGTTTTGACGGCTCTTTCTTCTACTTTTTATGTCCTGGAAAATCTACTTCCTTTTCCGGTGCCGTTTGGAAGATGGGGATTCTCCAACTCGGTAGTCCTCATGATAGCTTCGGAAATTGGTTTTGGAGATGCTCTGATCGTCGCATCTGCAAAGAGCATTTTGGGTGCTCTCTTTTCCGGCAGGTTTCTTTCTCCATCTTTTCTAACCGGATTCTTCGGTGCCGTTTCCGCTTCCCTGGTGGAATCGTTTCTGGCCCGGTTCGATTTTGGTTACTTGAGTTTGAGTGCAATGGGATCTTTTGTGAACAACCTTGTTCAGCTCATCGTCATATCTTTTCTGGTTGGAAGTACGAAAACCTTCTTGCTCTTTCCTTTGATGGTGATACTCGGTCTTGTCTCGGGAACAGTCAACGCCTTCCTGGCAAGCAAGATGGGAGGGATAGTGTTTGAGAATTATTCTCGCTTCTTCTTCGCCCAGAAGAAGGCAACTGATGGAATTACTGGGGATAGAGTTCGAAGTTGA
- a CDS encoding NusG domain II-containing protein yields MRSFFRKKDVVLIILIFVVLIFSILVSEKKGSKVVVQGKDFRKILSKPGTYDITENGRFLMKVEFHGNRVRVVESTCPLKLCVKTGWVGPGGTIICVPNEVIIFFEEKTDYDTVTW; encoded by the coding sequence GTGAGGAGCTTCTTCAGAAAAAAAGACGTGGTGCTGATCATTTTGATCTTCGTTGTCCTCATCTTTTCAATACTCGTTTCGGAGAAGAAAGGAAGTAAAGTTGTGGTTCAAGGGAAAGATTTCAGAAAGATTCTGTCGAAACCAGGAACGTACGACATAACAGAGAACGGAAGATTCCTCATGAAGGTGGAATTCCATGGGAACAGGGTCAGAGTCGTTGAGTCAACCTGTCCTTTGAAACTGTGTGTGAAAACGGGATGGGTTGGTCCAGGAGGGACCATCATCTGTGTGCCAAACGAGGTGATAATATTCTTCGAAGAAAAGACAGATTACGATACCGTGACCTGGTGA
- a CDS encoding FAD:protein FMN transferase, whose protein sequence is MWPSDSNDHRVTRRNVIIFSSLLLGSLAILLALLLIRTKDQYYELRDFALGTSVRIVVSSQKINPRTIAEAILEDMKRITYKFSFTDERSVVKKINDHPNEWVEVDEETYSLIKAACAFAELTDGAFDPTVGRLLELWGFTGNYENLRVPSREEIEEALKHIGYKNVLFDDKNMRVMVKNGVKIDLGGIAKGYALDRTRQIALSFDENATGFVEAGGDIRIIGPKFGKYPWVIGVKDPREDNVIDYIYLKSGAVATSGDYERYFVVDGVRYHHILDPSTGYPARGVWSVTIVAEDATTADALSTAGFVMAGKDWRKVVLDFPNMGAHPLIVLEGGTIEKSETFKLFERE, encoded by the coding sequence ATGTGGCCGTCAGATAGCAACGATCATCGGGTAACCAGAAGAAACGTCATCATCTTTTCTTCACTTCTTCTAGGTTCTCTTGCGATTCTCTTGGCTTTACTCCTCATCCGAACGAAAGATCAGTATTATGAGCTCAGAGATTTCGCTCTCGGAACGAGTGTGAGGATAGTCGTTTCCTCTCAGAAGATAAATCCCAGAACGATCGCAGAAGCCATTCTGGAAGACATGAAGAGGATTACCTACAAGTTTTCTTTCACGGATGAAAGAAGTGTTGTGAAAAAGATAAACGATCATCCCAACGAATGGGTCGAGGTGGACGAAGAGACTTACAGTTTGATCAAAGCGGCCTGCGCGTTCGCAGAGCTCACAGATGGAGCGTTTGATCCGACAGTAGGAAGGCTTCTCGAACTCTGGGGGTTTACCGGAAACTACGAAAATCTCAGGGTACCTTCTCGAGAAGAGATCGAAGAAGCTCTGAAGCATATCGGATATAAAAACGTTCTCTTCGACGATAAGAACATGAGAGTGATGGTTAAAAACGGTGTGAAGATCGATCTTGGTGGTATAGCGAAAGGGTACGCCCTTGACAGAACTAGGCAGATAGCACTCTCTTTTGACGAGAACGCAACGGGGTTTGTCGAAGCAGGTGGGGATATTCGTATCATCGGGCCAAAATTTGGAAAGTATCCGTGGGTGATAGGAGTAAAAGATCCCAGGGAAGACAACGTGATAGATTACATCTATCTGAAATCCGGAGCGGTTGCGACTTCCGGTGATTACGAAAGATATTTCGTTGTGGACGGTGTCAGGTATCATCATATTCTCGATCCTTCAACGGGGTATCCTGCTCGTGGTGTGTGGAGCGTAACGATCGTAGCCGAAGATGCCACCACAGCCGACGCACTCTCCACAGCGGGCTTTGTGATGGCCGGAAAAGACTGGAGGAAGGTGGTGCTCGATTTTCCAAATATGGGAGCTCATCCGCTGATAGTTCTTGAAGGAGGAACGATCGAAAAGTCTGAGACCTTCAAGCTGTTCGAAAGAGAGTGA
- the amrS gene encoding AmmeMemoRadiSam system radical SAM enzyme produces MERMALHFEILENGKVKCLLCPHECVLDNGQIGLCGVRKNKNGSLVSLNYGEVTAIAMDPIEKKPLFHFNPGEQIFSVGTFGCNFKCGFCQNWEISQAKPETKRVTPEQLVKIAQMNRNSKGIAFTYNEPLVWYEFVLDTSRVAVREGMYCVLVTNGFINEEPLELLFQSVHAMNIDLKGFNRDFYREIGGDLDVVLRNIEKVYNAGIHVELTTLIIPGKNDDKEDLRREFEWIADLDKDIPLHISRYFPNYKYTIPPTPIEELIEIYEMAREYLNFVYLGNVWDERYESTFCPDCGNLVIRRQGYEVEKVGLDEEGKCTKCGRQIATIIG; encoded by the coding sequence ATGGAAAGGATGGCTTTGCACTTTGAAATTCTTGAGAATGGAAAAGTTAAGTGCCTTCTGTGTCCGCATGAATGTGTGCTCGATAACGGACAAATTGGGTTGTGCGGTGTGAGAAAGAACAAAAACGGCTCTCTGGTGAGTCTGAACTACGGTGAAGTAACAGCAATCGCTATGGATCCCATAGAAAAGAAACCGCTTTTCCACTTCAATCCTGGTGAGCAGATATTCTCTGTGGGAACTTTCGGCTGTAATTTCAAGTGCGGTTTCTGTCAGAACTGGGAGATTTCGCAAGCAAAGCCAGAAACCAAAAGAGTCACTCCAGAACAGCTTGTCAAGATAGCCCAGATGAACAGAAACTCAAAAGGAATCGCTTTCACATACAACGAGCCTCTTGTCTGGTACGAGTTCGTTCTCGACACGTCTCGTGTGGCTGTGAGAGAAGGTATGTACTGCGTTCTTGTGACCAACGGTTTTATAAACGAAGAACCTCTGGAACTCCTCTTTCAGTCCGTGCATGCGATGAACATAGATCTCAAGGGATTCAACAGAGATTTCTACAGGGAGATCGGGGGAGATTTGGACGTGGTCCTCAGAAACATAGAGAAGGTTTACAACGCAGGAATTCACGTTGAGCTCACCACGCTGATAATTCCGGGAAAGAACGACGACAAAGAAGACCTGAGGAGAGAATTCGAGTGGATCGCTGATCTGGACAAAGACATCCCTCTTCATATAAGCCGCTACTTTCCAAATTACAAGTACACCATACCTCCAACGCCGATAGAAGAGCTCATCGAGATATACGAGATGGCCAGAGAGTATTTAAATTTCGTCTACCTCGGTAACGTGTGGGACGAAAGATACGAGAGCACTTTCTGCCCGGATTGCGGAAATCTTGTGATCAGAAGACAGGGATATGAAGTGGAAAAAGTGGGACTGGATGAAGAAGGGAAGTGCACAAAATGTGGCCGTCAGATAGCAACGATCATCGGGTAA
- the amrA gene encoding AmmeMemoRadiSam system protein A, which translates to MIGEHPYVKWAIRVIENYVRYGKVIEPDESVPEELFKRRAGAFVTLHKTDGSLRGCIGTYLPTKPNLALEIRDNAIAAATQDPRFPPVSPDELDDIVVHVDILSPPEPVRDISELDPKKYGVIVVKGWRRGLLLPDIEGVDTVEEQLRIAKLKAGIPEWDDDVEIYRFTVERYK; encoded by the coding sequence ATGATAGGCGAGCATCCTTACGTGAAATGGGCAATAAGGGTCATAGAGAATTACGTGAGATATGGAAAAGTGATCGAACCCGATGAAAGTGTTCCTGAAGAGCTCTTCAAAAGAAGAGCAGGGGCTTTTGTGACTCTTCACAAAACGGACGGTTCTCTGAGGGGCTGTATAGGAACCTATCTTCCCACAAAGCCGAATCTCGCTCTTGAGATAAGAGATAACGCCATCGCGGCTGCCACTCAGGACCCAAGGTTTCCTCCGGTCTCGCCCGATGAACTCGACGATATCGTTGTGCACGTGGACATTCTCAGTCCTCCTGAACCGGTGAGGGATATCTCCGAGCTCGACCCGAAAAAATACGGTGTGATAGTAGTTAAGGGCTGGAGGAGAGGGCTCCTTCTTCCTGACATAGAAGGTGTGGATACGGTCGAAGAACAGCTCAGAATAGCGAAGCTGAAAGCCGGAATCCCTGAGTGGGACGACGATGTGGAGATTTACAGGTTCACAGTTGAACGCTACAAATGA
- a CDS encoding DUF1385 domain-containing protein, whose amino-acid sequence MKAGGQAVIEGVLMIARKVSLAVRKPNGNIEVRELGKVKFPGWAKIPFLRGFYSLFVSLYFGIKALNLSSEISSGEKLKESEKFFSLITAVGLAVGLFVIVPIFLTNFLVTKKGEFLYSLVEGFIRVGLFLLYVWIISLFKDVKRVFQYHGAEHMTIHAYEHGEELTPENVRKYSTIHPRCGTNFLMIFLIVAILLLSLVGVVVEMNTWTRIVSRLVLLPFAAGISYELLKVIAFFNGKGLVKLLYLPGYLLQYLTTAKPDDSQLEVAITALKYAVGEEKDTTEDNVKEDEVELLG is encoded by the coding sequence GTGAAAGCAGGTGGTCAAGCGGTAATAGAAGGAGTGCTTATGATCGCAAGAAAGGTTTCCCTTGCCGTCAGAAAGCCAAATGGAAATATCGAAGTCAGGGAACTCGGGAAAGTAAAGTTTCCAGGTTGGGCGAAGATACCTTTCTTGAGAGGTTTTTATTCGCTTTTTGTTTCTCTCTACTTTGGAATAAAAGCCCTCAATCTTTCCTCCGAAATCTCTTCCGGTGAAAAACTGAAGGAAAGCGAGAAATTCTTTTCTCTCATCACAGCCGTTGGACTTGCCGTTGGTCTTTTTGTGATAGTACCTATTTTTCTGACCAATTTCCTGGTGACGAAAAAAGGAGAGTTTCTCTATTCTCTTGTTGAAGGATTCATAAGGGTTGGACTCTTTCTCCTCTACGTCTGGATCATCTCACTGTTCAAAGATGTAAAACGCGTGTTTCAGTACCACGGTGCGGAACATATGACAATTCACGCTTACGAACATGGAGAGGAACTCACACCGGAAAATGTGAGAAAATATTCGACGATACATCCAAGATGCGGGACCAACTTTTTGATGATCTTTTTAATAGTGGCCATCCTTCTTCTCAGTCTGGTCGGTGTCGTTGTGGAGATGAACACCTGGACGAGGATCGTTTCAAGGCTCGTTCTTCTTCCCTTCGCAGCGGGGATTTCTTACGAACTCCTGAAAGTCATAGCCTTCTTCAATGGAAAGGGACTGGTGAAGCTTCTCTATCTTCCAGGGTACCTTCTTCAATACCTGACCACGGCAAAACCAGATGACTCACAGCTTGAGGTTGCCATCACCGCGCTGAAGTACGCAGTAGGTGAAGAGAAGGACACAACAGAGGACAACGTAAAGGAGGATGAGGTAGAACTTCTGGGATAG
- a CDS encoding glycosyltransferase family 4 protein has product MWEAIISFFLTSVLSVFAKKTGFLDHPDSRKSHGRAVPPVGGVSIFLTLLIFERDNPFFLFSIPLFLLGLLDDLFDLSYKIKLAVTTLVAVWFSTAVTIEVSIFGARIHPVFFVIWFVGMVNAFNVVDGLDGLLSGISLFSSLMIGERSLAFSIIGFLPWNLPDAKVFLGNSGSFLLGAYLSTASVVFFEGDLGYATLFLGFPFYEIVFSFVRRLVVKKNPFSPDEKHTHHVFSRKIGKWKTLLILVSFSLMFNLLGLSQKFYLILLYVVLCCVLLFTYCVLQRGDGNLKL; this is encoded by the coding sequence ATGTGGGAAGCGATAATTAGTTTCTTCCTGACTTCGGTGCTGTCTGTTTTTGCGAAGAAGACGGGATTTCTCGATCATCCCGACTCCAGAAAATCCCACGGGAGAGCGGTTCCGCCGGTCGGTGGTGTTTCCATATTCCTGACGCTTCTCATCTTCGAAAGAGACAATCCCTTTTTTCTCTTTTCGATTCCCCTGTTTCTTCTTGGACTTCTGGATGATCTTTTCGACCTCTCCTACAAAATCAAACTCGCTGTGACCACTCTGGTTGCTGTCTGGTTCTCTACCGCTGTGACCATAGAGGTCAGTATCTTTGGAGCGAGGATACATCCTGTCTTTTTCGTGATCTGGTTTGTCGGTATGGTTAACGCGTTCAACGTAGTCGATGGATTGGACGGCCTTTTGAGCGGAATATCTCTATTTTCTTCGCTCATGATTGGAGAAAGGTCTCTTGCGTTTTCGATAATCGGTTTTCTTCCATGGAACCTCCCAGACGCAAAGGTTTTTCTGGGGAACAGTGGTTCGTTTCTTCTTGGAGCTTACCTCTCCACGGCATCGGTGGTTTTCTTCGAGGGAGATCTCGGATACGCCACGCTTTTCCTTGGATTTCCGTTCTACGAGATCGTGTTCAGTTTTGTGAGAAGATTGGTTGTAAAGAAAAACCCGTTCTCTCCGGATGAGAAACATACTCACCACGTGTTTTCCAGAAAGATAGGAAAATGGAAAACACTTTTGATCCTCGTTTCCTTTTCACTGATGTTCAATCTTCTTGGACTATCCCAGAAGTTCTACCTCATCCTCCTTTACGTTGTCCTCTGTTGTGTCCTTCTCTTCACCTACTGCGTACTTCAGCGCGGTGATGGCAACCTCAAGCTGTGA
- a CDS encoding nucleoside-diphosphate sugar epimerase/dehydratase, whose protein sequence is MVRKALLFVIDVALTYFAGVVALFSRFGFDFQEMSRYDESVIVYTAVSAVVYILNGNYSIVWEYANARDFLILIRGSVISYLSNLAFFYVYRGIVLPRSVGFATFLGSMALLVLSRITWQWLTVNRLRKTSGEKRILVIGAGDAGVSILEEFEKHPHLGKIVAFVDDSPRKIGRKVRGVPVFGPIEKTMEFVEKMNVDEIVIAIPSASRAEMERILKSIDLKKVRVKTLPSVRELIEGRVRISHLKEISIEDLLGREEVKVDFHEIGKFLKGKKILVTGAGGSIGSELCKQIARMNPAEIFLLGHGENSIYLINEFLTEHFPEVKKKRIIADVADRKIMEHWLTQLRPDVIFHVAAHKHVPLMEENPLEAFRVNVLGTMNLVELSERLGVKYFVFISTDKAVNPTSVMGLTKRIAELYILSREKNSTNFSIVRFGNVLGSRGSVVEKFRRQIEKGGPVTVTDPRMKRYFMSIPEAVSLILQSLLFSSGKDLFILDMGEQIPILKLVETMIMLSGYTPYQDIKIVFTGIRPGEKMYEELLYPYEMKELTPHSKIFRVKTSVLPGKESVEQAINRMKEAFENSDVKGLLTEMKKLVPEAQINVGSDN, encoded by the coding sequence ATGGTAAGAAAGGCACTCCTTTTTGTAATCGACGTGGCTCTGACGTACTTTGCGGGTGTAGTGGCGCTCTTTTCGAGGTTTGGTTTTGACTTTCAGGAAATGAGCCGTTATGACGAATCCGTGATCGTATACACCGCTGTCTCGGCTGTTGTCTACATTCTGAACGGAAACTATTCCATCGTGTGGGAATACGCTAATGCCAGAGACTTTCTCATTCTCATAAGAGGAAGCGTTATCTCTTATCTTTCCAACCTTGCGTTTTTTTATGTTTACAGGGGAATAGTTCTTCCCAGATCCGTGGGGTTTGCCACCTTTCTTGGTTCGATGGCCCTTCTTGTGCTGAGCAGGATCACATGGCAGTGGCTGACTGTGAACAGGCTAAGAAAAACCTCAGGGGAGAAGAGAATACTGGTCATAGGGGCAGGAGATGCGGGAGTCTCTATTCTCGAAGAATTTGAGAAACACCCCCATTTAGGAAAAATAGTGGCCTTCGTGGACGATTCTCCCAGAAAGATCGGTCGAAAGGTGAGGGGAGTTCCGGTTTTTGGACCAATAGAGAAAACAATGGAATTCGTGGAGAAAATGAACGTGGACGAAATCGTGATAGCTATACCTTCAGCTTCCAGAGCTGAGATGGAACGAATTCTCAAAAGCATCGATTTGAAAAAGGTCAGAGTAAAGACCCTCCCCAGTGTGAGAGAGCTGATAGAAGGACGTGTCAGGATCTCCCATCTGAAGGAAATATCCATAGAAGATCTTCTGGGTCGCGAAGAAGTGAAGGTGGATTTTCATGAAATAGGAAAATTCTTGAAAGGGAAGAAAATTCTTGTGACCGGAGCAGGAGGCAGTATCGGTTCTGAGCTTTGCAAGCAAATAGCCAGGATGAATCCAGCGGAGATCTTTCTTCTGGGCCACGGAGAAAACAGTATATATCTCATAAACGAGTTTCTCACCGAACACTTTCCGGAGGTGAAGAAAAAAAGGATCATAGCGGATGTTGCCGACAGAAAGATAATGGAACACTGGTTGACCCAGCTGAGGCCGGACGTGATCTTCCACGTGGCAGCACACAAGCACGTTCCTTTGATGGAGGAAAATCCGCTTGAGGCTTTCAGAGTGAACGTTCTGGGAACGATGAATCTCGTGGAACTCTCCGAAAGGCTCGGTGTTAAGTATTTTGTTTTCATCTCGACAGACAAAGCGGTGAATCCCACTTCTGTGATGGGCCTCACCAAGAGGATAGCGGAACTCTACATCCTTTCGAGAGAAAAAAACAGCACGAATTTCTCGATCGTGAGGTTTGGAAACGTTCTTGGAAGCAGGGGAAGCGTAGTGGAAAAATTTCGCCGTCAGATAGAAAAAGGTGGGCCTGTAACGGTGACGGATCCACGAATGAAGCGCTACTTCATGTCCATACCTGAGGCCGTCTCCCTCATTCTCCAGTCCCTTCTCTTCTCTTCCGGAAAGGACCTCTTCATTCTCGACATGGGAGAGCAGATACCCATCCTGAAGCTTGTGGAAACCATGATCATGCTCTCTGGGTACACCCCTTACCAGGACATAAAGATAGTTTTCACCGGAATCAGGCCGGGGGAGAAGATGTACGAAGAGTTGCTCTACCCTTACGAGATGAAAGAGTTGACTCCACACTCGAAAATCTTCAGAGTGAAGACATCCGTTCTTCCAGGGAAAGAGAGCGTAGAACAGGCAATCAACAGAATGAAAGAAGCCTTCGAAAACAGCGACGTAAAAGGACTTCTCACCGAAATGAAAAAATTAGTCCCGGAGGCACAAATAAATGTGGGAAGCGATAATTAG
- a CDS encoding HD domain-containing protein has translation MFKKVSRDPVHSEIYLYPLEILATDTKVVQRLRFLSQLAGATVVYPGATHTRFAHSLGTMHVAGLYARNLFKESDRIRIVRLAALLHDVGHGPFSHQFDDVVFKRYGYEDGHDEFRNKLITEKLPEEMMRVFNSYNERLKQAVIEDIRESVGEVSLEDAFQEIAKRVVEVYRGEETGSVDFNIIQGPLGADRLDFLLRDSYYSGVGHFAPMNVDRVLRNSLVKEVDGKEILCYHVKVVDNIYSILFSRFMMYKNVYFHKTSRAADLMIQEILSKACEILDLEERLKDLDEFLELTDYSILRELELKGDSETKKLVERFKNRDLWKMVVERPFSAEGFDPSELSLSAARNLIDKIVENIDRVLSSVNVEDSDKSILEEIRDYGERFFRIDTPYKLTIFHPDEFLQNNVFLYDPKHDEILTVDEYVKKYPAYRLMVSNMIQIVRVYVTEDVREVLFKYGVIPEDGRRVITRW, from the coding sequence GTGTTTAAAAAGGTTTCAAGGGATCCTGTGCATTCGGAAATATATCTCTATCCACTGGAAATACTAGCCACCGACACGAAAGTGGTTCAGAGGCTTCGCTTTCTTTCGCAGTTGGCAGGGGCGACCGTCGTGTATCCCGGCGCGACTCACACACGCTTTGCACACTCATTGGGAACCATGCACGTTGCCGGATTGTACGCGAGGAATCTTTTCAAAGAAAGCGATCGAATAAGGATAGTGCGTCTTGCCGCTTTGCTGCACGACGTTGGACACGGTCCGTTCAGTCACCAGTTCGACGATGTGGTTTTCAAAAGATACGGTTACGAGGATGGTCACGATGAGTTCAGAAACAAACTCATAACGGAAAAGCTTCCTGAAGAGATGATGAGGGTTTTCAACTCATACAACGAAAGATTGAAACAAGCAGTAATCGAAGATATAAGAGAATCGGTGGGAGAGGTTTCCCTGGAAGACGCCTTTCAGGAGATAGCAAAAAGGGTAGTTGAGGTATACAGAGGAGAGGAAACGGGGAGTGTGGATTTCAACATCATCCAGGGACCGCTGGGAGCCGACAGGCTCGATTTTCTGCTGAGGGACTCTTACTACAGCGGAGTGGGGCATTTTGCTCCGATGAACGTGGACAGGGTGCTGAGGAATTCCCTTGTCAAAGAGGTAGATGGAAAAGAGATACTCTGTTACCACGTGAAGGTGGTTGACAACATATATTCGATACTGTTCAGCCGATTCATGATGTACAAAAATGTGTATTTCCACAAAACGTCCCGTGCTGCCGATCTCATGATTCAGGAGATACTCTCAAAGGCCTGTGAGATTCTCGATTTGGAAGAGCGCTTGAAAGATCTCGACGAATTCCTCGAATTGACGGATTATTCCATTCTCAGAGAACTCGAACTGAAGGGGGACAGTGAAACGAAGAAACTCGTGGAGCGGTTCAAAAATCGCGATCTGTGGAAGATGGTGGTTGAGCGTCCTTTCTCCGCTGAAGGGTTTGATCCATCTGAACTCAGCCTGTCTGCAGCCAGAAACCTGATCGATAAGATCGTCGAAAATATCGACCGTGTGCTGTCCAGTGTTAACGTAGAGGATTCAGACAAAAGCATTCTCGAAGAGATTCGTGATTACGGAGAGAGATTCTTCAGGATCGACACACCGTACAAACTCACCATCTTTCATCCCGATGAATTTCTCCAGAACAACGTCTTCCTTTACGACCCCAAACATGATGAGATTCTCACAGTGGACGAGTACGTGAAGAAATACCCTGCATACAGGTTGATGGTGAGCAACATGATTCAGATCGTGAGGGTGTACGTAACCGAGGATGTGCGTGAGGTACTCTTCAAGTACGGAGTTATACCGGAGGATGGGAGAAGGGTGATCACAAGATGGTAA